One Onychomys torridus chromosome 17, mOncTor1.1, whole genome shotgun sequence genomic window carries:
- the Nkx6-3 gene encoding homeobox protein Nkx-6.3: MESNLQGTFLLNNTQLAQFSEMKAPMCQYSVQNSFYKLSPPGLGPQLAAGTPHGITDILSRPVATPNSSLLSGYPHVAGFGGLGSQGVYYGPQVGSFSKAGNEYPTRTRNCWADTGQDWRGGARPCSNAPDPLSDTIHKKKHTRPTFTGHQIFALEKTFEQTKYLAGPERARLAYSLGMTESQVKVWFQNRRTKWRKKSALEPSSSTPRAPGGAGGDRAASENEDDEYNKPLDPDSDDEKIRLLLRKHRAAFSVLSLGAHSV, encoded by the exons ATGGAGTCCAACCTGCAGGGGACATTCCTCCTGAACAACACACAGCTGGCCCAGTTCTCGGAAATGAAGGCTCCCATGTGCCAGTACTCGGTGCAGAACTCCTTCTACAAGCTTAGTCCTCCGGGACTCGGCCCCCAGCTGGCCGCTGGGACTCCCCACGGGATCACTGACATCCTGAGCAGGCCGGTAGCCACTCCAAACAGCAGCCTCCTCTCTGGCTACCCCCACGTGGCAGGCTTTGGTGGACTCGGCTCCCAGGGGGTCTACTATGGCCCCCAAGTGGGGAGTTTTTCCAAGGCTGGGAATGAGTACCCCACCCGGACCCGGAACTGCTGGGCGGACACAGGCCAGGACTGGCGAGGCGGCGCTCGGCCGTGCAGCAACG cTCCTGACCCCCTGAGCGACACCATCCACAAGAAAAAGCACACTCGCCCTACCTTCACGGGCCACCAGATCTTTGCTCTGGAGAAAACCTTTGAGCAGACCAAGTACTTGGCTGGCCCCGAAAGGGCGCGGCTAGCGTACTCCCTGGGCATGACGGAGTCACAGGTCAAG GTGTGGTTCCAGAACCGTCGTACCAAGTGGAGGAAGAAGAGCGCCTTGGAGCCCTCGTCCTCCACGCCCCGGGCCCCGGGCGGTGCGGGCGGGGACCGCGCGGCCTCGGAGAACGAGGACGATGAGTACAACAAGCCGCTGGACCCGGACTCGGACGACGAGAAGATCCGCCTGCTGCTGCGCAAGCACCGGGCCGCCTTCTCGGTGCTCAGCCTGGGCGCGCACAGCGTCTGA